In a genomic window of Pedobacter sp. KBS0701:
- a CDS encoding PAS domain-containing sensor histidine kinase, producing the protein MDRSKFLDAIIENAIDGIITIDDKGIIEHLNPAALELFGYGREELVGMNISVLMPEPDHSRHDGYLSRYEHTGQKHIIGIGREVSGKRKDGSVFPFRLGVSEIKFSDRKIYTGFIHDLSKEKANEEQIKSYTEKLEVKIKERTQDLVKLVSELEMAKENMRALFQKEKELNQLKTRFVSMASHEFRTPLSAIQLSASLIDKYTTKQDVASVEKHTLKIKNSINNLTTILNDFLSLEKLEAGKVEASVQAFNIISFAEEIAEEMQMMTKQNQHIIYEHTGTTAEVYLDPNLLKNCIINLISNSIKYSGEDTLIQFNSILKDDELILEVKDNGIGIPAADQGNLFEPFFRAHNTGDIPGTGLGLNIVKRYVGLMNGTVTCNSEQHSGTVFTLIFPFKNNFII; encoded by the coding sequence ATGGATAGGTCGAAATTTTTGGATGCAATTATTGAAAATGCTATTGATGGGATTATTACCATCGATGATAAGGGGATTATAGAACATTTAAATCCTGCTGCGCTTGAGCTTTTTGGTTATGGAAGGGAAGAGTTAGTGGGGATGAACATTTCGGTGCTGATGCCTGAACCCGATCATTCGCGTCATGATGGATACTTGTCCAGGTACGAACACACGGGGCAGAAACACATTATTGGCATCGGGAGAGAGGTTTCTGGCAAGCGTAAAGATGGTTCTGTATTTCCGTTCAGGCTGGGGGTGAGCGAGATCAAATTTAGTGATCGTAAAATTTATACGGGTTTTATCCACGACTTGAGCAAAGAAAAAGCCAACGAAGAACAGATTAAAAGTTATACCGAAAAACTGGAAGTTAAGATAAAAGAACGTACACAGGACCTGGTTAAACTCGTGTCGGAACTGGAAATGGCCAAAGAAAATATGCGTGCACTTTTTCAAAAGGAAAAGGAACTCAACCAGCTTAAAACCAGGTTTGTATCTATGGCCTCGCATGAGTTTAGAACACCGCTCAGTGCCATTCAGCTTTCAGCATCACTCATTGATAAATATACCACCAAACAGGATGTGGCCAGTGTGGAGAAGCATACCTTGAAAATTAAAAATTCCATCAATAACCTCACTACGATATTAAACGATTTCCTTTCGCTCGAGAAACTGGAGGCCGGGAAAGTGGAGGCATCGGTACAAGCTTTTAATATCATCAGTTTTGCCGAAGAAATAGCTGAAGAGATGCAGATGATGACCAAACAAAACCAGCATATTATTTACGAACATACCGGAACAACCGCAGAGGTTTACCTTGACCCGAACCTGTTGAAGAACTGCATCATCAACCTGATTTCCAATTCGATCAAATACAGTGGTGAGGATACGCTTATCCAGTTTAATTCCATTTTAAAAGATGATGAACTGATTTTAGAGGTTAAAGACAATGGGATTGGTATTCCGGCAGCCGATCAGGGCAATCTTTTCGAACCATTTTTCAGGGCACACAATACCGGCGATATTCCGGGAACAGGACTAGGATTGAACATTGTAAAAAGATATGTTGGCCTGATGAACGGCACCGTAACCTGCAATAGCGAGCAGCACTCGGGCACGGTATTTACCCTTATTTTTCCCTTTAAAAATAATTTTATAATTTAA
- a CDS encoding L,D-transpeptidase family protein, with amino-acid sequence MKNKNICKSSATIKVIFISLTLFWAFLLVFNAFGVPLKNAESVNADSLSIRKEIAGLRPKLNYPNLVDRFYQERLYKNAWVRQDTVKSDVWMSMLLMDCVLQFGLNRNDFHPDQLTYDALRPLTKPGAKVQEQEVFDIYLTDALITLINHLHYGKFNPVVTTGRLESKIPLGFDPVLQLGKAIGHPNFMSNVTSAQPQTNMYRMLQDYLHLVKGQYIDDCYEFPEGDARKMAINMERLRWINTDDRYFIQINIPSYTLKLIKDDRIVVFKTVVGKPSSSTPELESTVNKITTSPDWKVPHKIFTTELLPKIWKDSTYLISNHYSIYDRKENVVPLTKSTIASIKASPNLYHARQSSGCDNALGKVVFRFPNIFDIYLHDTPEQQLFKKQERAFSHGCIRVENAGLLAELLLQNDGAADKMPALKSSMLNMIKKDFRLKSTVPIKITYITCEINDGQLSVYPDIYRRDQVLENLMFPINNKLVKK; translated from the coding sequence ATGAAAAATAAAAATATTTGCAAAAGCTCCGCTACCATTAAGGTGATTTTTATTTCTTTAACGCTGTTTTGGGCCTTCTTATTGGTATTTAACGCTTTTGGGGTGCCCCTTAAAAACGCTGAATCAGTAAATGCCGATTCGCTCTCTATCAGAAAAGAAATCGCTGGCCTGCGTCCAAAACTGAATTACCCCAATCTTGTTGACCGTTTCTATCAGGAAAGATTATATAAAAATGCCTGGGTAAGGCAGGACACGGTTAAATCAGATGTCTGGATGTCGATGTTATTGATGGACTGCGTATTGCAGTTTGGCTTGAACAGAAACGATTTTCATCCCGATCAGCTCACTTATGATGCGCTTCGTCCGCTTACCAAACCAGGTGCCAAAGTACAAGAGCAGGAAGTTTTTGATATTTACTTAACGGATGCCCTGATTACCCTGATCAATCATCTTCATTACGGTAAATTTAATCCGGTAGTTACCACCGGGCGATTGGAATCGAAAATACCTTTGGGTTTTGATCCGGTGTTACAGCTCGGGAAAGCCATTGGGCATCCTAATTTTATGAGCAATGTTACATCGGCCCAGCCGCAAACAAATATGTATAGAATGCTCCAGGATTACCTCCATTTGGTAAAAGGGCAATATATAGACGATTGTTATGAGTTCCCGGAAGGTGATGCCAGAAAAATGGCCATTAATATGGAGCGGTTACGCTGGATAAATACTGACGATCGTTATTTTATACAGATCAATATCCCCTCATACACACTTAAGTTGATAAAGGATGATCGCATAGTGGTATTTAAAACCGTTGTAGGCAAGCCTTCCAGTTCTACGCCAGAACTGGAAAGTACAGTTAATAAAATCACCACGTCGCCAGACTGGAAAGTTCCGCATAAAATATTTACAACCGAACTGTTGCCAAAAATATGGAAAGATTCAACCTACCTGATCAGCAACCATTACAGTATTTACGACCGGAAGGAAAACGTGGTGCCTTTAACCAAAAGTACCATCGCCTCCATTAAGGCTAGTCCTAACTTGTATCATGCCAGGCAGTCATCTGGTTGTGATAATGCGCTGGGTAAGGTTGTATTCCGGTTTCCGAATATTTTTGATATTTACCTGCACGATACCCCGGAACAGCAATTATTTAAAAAACAAGAAAGGGCATTTAGCCATGGTTGTATCAGGGTAGAAAATGCTGGTTTACTTGCCGAACTGTTATTGCAGAATGATGGAGCAGCAGATAAAATGCCAGCTTTAAAATCATCAATGCTTAACATGATTAAAAAAGATTTTCGCCTTAAAAGTACTGTTCCGATAAAGATCACCTACATCACCTGCGAGATTAATGACGGTCAGCTCAGTGTATATCCTGATATATATCGCCGCGATCAGGTTTTGGAAAATTTAATGTTTCCCATTAATAATAAACTGGTAAAGAAGTAA
- a CDS encoding response regulator transcription factor encodes MEKKRIHILEDDQEIRNVIEILLKEEGFELQLSSSFAELKKNIQDAMPDLFLLDVMLPDGNGAEICEDLKNDIFTKHIPIIVMSAQNNSEQKAIDALADDYISKPFDIDDVLERIHAQLKRSAENRTKV; translated from the coding sequence ATGGAAAAAAAACGAATACACATTTTAGAAGACGATCAGGAGATCAGAAACGTGATTGAAATCCTGTTAAAAGAAGAGGGTTTTGAATTACAGCTTTCCTCATCTTTTGCAGAGCTGAAGAAAAATATCCAGGATGCAATGCCTGATCTTTTCTTGTTAGATGTAATGTTACCAGATGGAAACGGAGCTGAGATTTGCGAAGATTTAAAAAACGATATTTTTACCAAACACATCCCGATTATTGTAATGTCAGCACAGAACAATAGCGAGCAAAAAGCGATTGATGCCCTTGCAGATGATTACATCAGCAAACCTTTCGATATTGATGATGTGCTTGAACGTATTCATGCACAATTAAAAAGAAGTGCCGAAAACCGGACTAAAGTTTAG
- a CDS encoding DeoR/GlpR family DNA-binding transcription regulator: MMNLAERHQFILSRLQRDQYVNVVDLCKELKVSSVTIRKDLKLLEDKSLLFRTHGGATVNNPYTVDRPVNEKEKIQSTEKNKIGIAAAALLNDNDSIVIASGTTVLYFAKNIAPATNLTVVTSALNVALELMREPSIEVIQLGGLLRKSSSSVMGAYAEQVLQDFYFNKLFLGVDGIDLDFGLTTTNAMEAHLNRKMIGASQKTIVLADSTKFGKRGFGKICGLEEIDHIITDKGISEQIVKHLEGLGVTVTIV; the protein is encoded by the coding sequence ATGATGAATTTGGCTGAGAGGCACCAGTTTATTTTAAGTCGCCTGCAACGTGATCAATACGTAAATGTTGTGGATTTGTGTAAGGAATTGAAAGTGTCGTCTGTAACAATAAGAAAGGACTTAAAACTACTGGAAGACAAGAGCCTTCTGTTTAGAACACACGGTGGTGCAACCGTAAACAATCCATATACGGTAGATCGTCCGGTTAATGAAAAAGAGAAAATACAATCTACCGAGAAGAATAAAATTGGGATAGCTGCCGCTGCATTATTAAACGACAATGATTCTATCGTAATAGCATCAGGTACCACGGTACTGTATTTTGCGAAGAACATTGCGCCCGCAACAAACCTAACCGTTGTTACTTCTGCATTAAATGTGGCGCTGGAATTAATGCGCGAACCGAGTATTGAAGTAATACAATTAGGTGGGCTGCTGAGAAAAAGTTCTTCCTCCGTAATGGGCGCTTATGCCGAACAGGTTTTACAGGATTTTTATTTCAATAAGCTGTTTTTGGGGGTAGATGGAATTGATCTGGATTTCGGATTAACCACTACAAATGCTATGGAGGCCCATTTAAACCGCAAAATGATCGGTGCTTCACAAAAAACAATTGTACTGGCCGATTCTACCAAATTTGGTAAAAGAGGCTTTGGAAAGATATGCGGATTAGAAGAAATTGACCATATCATCACAGATAAAGGAATTTCTGAACAAATTGTAAAACATTTAGAAGGCTTGGGTGTTACTGTTACTATCGTGTAG
- a CDS encoding zinc-binding alcohol dehydrogenase family protein yields the protein MKAIGFKTSLPISENESFIAFETPVPQPEGRDLLVKIKAISVNPVDFKIRQNSAKDTVLETPKVIGWDAVGTIEAVGEGVTFFKAGDEVYYAGDLTRSGSNAEYQLIDERIVGLKPKSLTDTEAAAMPLTALTAWESLYDRIRISEQKDKGKSILIIGGAGGVGSIAIQLAKKISGLKVITTASRPKTKEWCKAMGADVVVNHKNLVEEVREAGFKEVDFILDFVDLNSYWDDLVELIKPQGHIVSITGSATPIALNKLKNKSVTFSWELMYTRSMYQTDDMEQQHHILNELAKLFDNGTLKTTLNQTLKGFTVENLKEAHRLLESGKTIGKVVIEY from the coding sequence ATGAAAGCCATAGGATTTAAAACCTCACTCCCAATAAGCGAAAACGAAAGTTTTATCGCGTTTGAAACACCTGTTCCACAGCCGGAAGGACGCGACCTGCTCGTAAAAATAAAGGCCATCAGCGTAAATCCGGTTGATTTTAAAATCCGCCAGAACAGCGCCAAAGACACTGTACTGGAAACACCGAAAGTAATTGGCTGGGATGCTGTTGGAACAATTGAAGCTGTTGGCGAAGGCGTTACCTTTTTTAAAGCCGGAGATGAAGTGTATTATGCCGGAGACTTAACGCGAAGCGGATCAAACGCCGAATATCAATTGATTGATGAACGTATAGTAGGTTTAAAACCTAAATCATTAACGGACACTGAAGCAGCAGCCATGCCATTAACAGCACTTACGGCATGGGAATCACTTTACGACCGCATCCGCATCAGTGAGCAAAAAGATAAAGGAAAAAGCATCCTGATTATCGGTGGTGCAGGCGGTGTTGGTTCCATTGCCATACAGCTGGCGAAGAAAATAAGTGGCTTAAAAGTGATTACTACAGCATCGCGGCCAAAAACAAAAGAATGGTGTAAAGCCATGGGTGCAGACGTAGTGGTAAATCATAAAAACCTGGTTGAAGAAGTACGTGAGGCAGGTTTTAAGGAAGTGGATTTTATTCTCGATTTTGTAGACCTGAACAGTTACTGGGATGACCTGGTAGAGCTGATTAAACCGCAGGGCCATATCGTATCAATAACAGGCTCAGCCACTCCAATTGCGCTAAACAAATTAAAAAACAAAAGTGTTACCTTTTCGTGGGAACTGATGTACACACGCTCGATGTACCAAACTGATGATATGGAACAGCAACATCACATTTTAAATGAACTGGCCAAATTATTTGACAATGGCACACTTAAAACGACCTTAAACCAAACATTGAAGGGATTTACGGTTGAAAACTTAAAAGAAGCCCACCGTTTATTGGAAAGCGGTAAAACCATTGGTAAAGTGGTAATCGAGTACTAG
- a CDS encoding glycerol-3-phosphate dehydrogenase/oxidase, whose translation MKRLHQPLVAENINWDLIIIGGGATGLGTALDAASRGYKTLLVEQADYAKGTSSRSTKLVHGGVRYLAQGDIGLVRHALKERGLLQQNAKHLVHKEAFLIPCYDWFSIIKYLTGLTLYDWLAGKYSFGKSKYFSKKETLSMMSGIKAKGLKGSIRYYDGKFDDARLAINIAQTAIEKGATLLNYTKVTGLLKYGETVTGIETEDTITGLKAQFKGKVVINATGVFVDDILHMNNPDSKKMVRPSQGVHLVLEKSFLNSKSALMIPKTADGRVLFAVPWHDHLLVGTTDTPLDEHSLEPRALKEEVDFIMSTAASYFNRMPLEKDILSVFSGLRPLAAPTNGDGNSTKEISRDHKLIVSAKGLITITGGKWTTYRRMAEETVDLAITEAGLEPKACVTENLSIHGSHIIKEDHHLSIYGSDRDKIEVLIKQNPGLGQQLHPSFPFVEAEVVWSARNEMAETVEDILSRRLRVLFIDAQAAKDMAPRVALLLAKELSADENWKANQIQTFNKLADGYLYHQPIK comes from the coding sequence ATGAAAAGATTACATCAGCCGCTGGTAGCAGAAAACATAAATTGGGACCTGATCATCATTGGAGGCGGGGCAACAGGCTTGGGTACAGCGCTTGATGCGGCCAGCCGTGGCTATAAAACCTTACTGGTAGAGCAGGCTGATTATGCAAAAGGAACATCGAGCCGGAGCACAAAACTGGTGCACGGAGGCGTACGCTATCTGGCCCAGGGAGATATTGGCCTGGTGAGACATGCCCTTAAAGAACGTGGATTGTTACAACAGAACGCTAAACACTTAGTACATAAAGAAGCATTTCTGATCCCCTGCTACGATTGGTTTTCCATTATTAAATATTTAACCGGACTTACTCTTTACGATTGGCTGGCAGGAAAATACAGTTTCGGGAAATCTAAATATTTCTCTAAAAAAGAAACATTGTCCATGATGTCCGGCATTAAAGCAAAAGGTTTAAAAGGCAGCATCAGGTATTATGATGGAAAGTTTGATGATGCCCGTTTAGCCATCAATATAGCTCAAACCGCTATCGAAAAAGGTGCTACATTATTAAATTACACTAAAGTAACTGGTTTATTAAAATATGGCGAAACCGTTACAGGGATCGAAACAGAAGATACCATAACAGGTTTAAAAGCACAGTTCAAGGGCAAAGTAGTAATTAATGCCACAGGGGTGTTTGTAGATGATATCCTGCACATGAACAATCCCGATTCGAAAAAGATGGTCCGCCCCAGTCAGGGTGTGCATCTGGTATTGGAAAAAAGCTTTTTAAACAGCAAATCTGCCTTAATGATCCCGAAAACTGCTGATGGGCGTGTATTGTTTGCGGTTCCATGGCATGATCATTTGCTAGTAGGCACCACCGATACCCCATTGGATGAACACAGCCTTGAGCCACGTGCTTTAAAAGAAGAGGTAGATTTTATTATGAGCACTGCGGCAAGCTATTTTAACCGCATGCCCCTTGAGAAAGATATCTTAAGTGTGTTCTCTGGTTTACGACCATTGGCCGCCCCTACCAATGGTGATGGGAACAGTACAAAAGAAATCAGCAGGGATCATAAACTGATCGTCTCGGCAAAGGGATTAATTACCATAACCGGTGGAAAATGGACCACATACCGCCGTATGGCTGAAGAAACCGTTGATTTGGCCATTACTGAGGCCGGTTTAGAACCGAAAGCATGTGTAACTGAAAATCTCAGCATCCATGGCAGCCATATCATTAAAGAAGATCATCATTTATCGATATATGGATCAGACCGTGATAAAATTGAGGTTTTAATCAAACAAAATCCAGGTCTCGGGCAACAGTTACATCCATCTTTTCCTTTTGTAGAAGCCGAAGTAGTTTGGTCGGCAAGGAATGAAATGGCCGAAACCGTAGAGGATATTTTAAGCAGAAGGCTAAGGGTATTATTTATTGATGCTCAGGCTGCAAAGGATATGGCGCCACGGGTAGCCTTGCTCCTGGCCAAAGAATTATCGGCAGATGAAAACTGGAAGGCCAATCAAATTCAAACTTTTAATAAATTAGCTGATGGTTACCTTTATCATCAACCTATAAAATAA